The Sandaracinaceae bacterium genome has a window encoding:
- a CDS encoding VIT domain-containing protein, whose amino-acid sequence MRNTARLALALGTIVVALGSAGRAHAVGYLVPTDRAVEPLAIRYHRVSASIRERVAETRVEQTFRNHTSQVLEATYLFPVPQGATVSGYAMWVNGERQEGELLDAGQARQVYEQIVARMQDPGLVEHIGGRLFRARVYPIPAGGEQRVELRFTQTLDYQGSVVHYRYPLRTSGQAARTLEDFTFSADVVSRTPIRAVYSPTHPVAVARPSEHHATVGFEAHQAVLEEDLDLYYAVQDRDVGLSLLTHRPPGDDGYFLALIAPRAEVTEREIAAKEVIFVFDTSGSMAGEKIQRAQAALDYMLRRLNPSDRFQVIQFNTAVETLFDGGSLPASPANVGRARQFGRRFVAAGGTAIHGALEEALRHPARRDMPRLVVFLTDGMPTVGHTEPARILGDVTTWSRASRVYVFGVGDDVNTTFLDAIAERTGGVGDYFRDGAEMERRLSAFYDRVAYPLFTDLRLAFPGAEVHDVYPRDLGHLYRGGQLMVVGRYRGAGPTQVTLTGRLAGAAETHRFSYPVSLPEQEARNDFLPRIWGTRKIGFLLDAIRLNGEQPELREEVVRLATRFGIVTPYTSYLVVEDEALPPGLRPPPPIARGGGDGETTYDFEDDLVTGDMVRPDGQLLQIRPRRGAGRARRAQHDFRGFQGATAPSAEPGGGGTSAVAPSPAPSATGESGRRLARRLREMREAERTESVPSASRFVLGRPFSLVAGMWVDSHYRRAMRSLSLRAGSEAWIALLRSRPDLRPALALGARVAVAIGDGRAVLVDPGAPEGVSTAQVESFLSL is encoded by the coding sequence ATGCGGAACACGGCGCGGCTCGCGCTCGCTCTCGGAACCATCGTCGTCGCGCTCGGCAGCGCCGGCCGCGCGCACGCGGTGGGCTACCTCGTCCCGACCGACCGCGCCGTGGAGCCGCTCGCGATCCGCTACCACCGGGTCTCGGCGTCGATCCGCGAGCGCGTGGCGGAGACGCGGGTCGAGCAGACCTTCCGCAACCACACGAGCCAGGTGCTCGAGGCGACCTACCTGTTCCCGGTCCCACAGGGCGCGACCGTCAGCGGGTACGCCATGTGGGTCAACGGCGAGCGCCAGGAGGGCGAGCTGCTCGACGCGGGCCAGGCCCGCCAGGTCTACGAGCAGATCGTGGCGCGCATGCAGGACCCGGGGCTGGTGGAGCACATCGGCGGCCGGCTCTTCCGGGCGCGCGTCTACCCCATCCCGGCCGGCGGTGAGCAACGGGTCGAGCTGCGCTTCACCCAGACCCTCGACTACCAGGGCAGCGTCGTGCACTACCGCTACCCGCTGCGGACGAGCGGACAGGCCGCGCGGACGCTCGAGGACTTCACCTTCAGCGCCGACGTCGTCTCGCGCACGCCCATCCGCGCCGTGTACTCGCCGACCCACCCCGTCGCGGTGGCGCGCCCGAGCGAGCACCACGCCACCGTGGGCTTCGAGGCGCACCAGGCGGTGCTGGAGGAGGATCTCGACCTCTACTACGCGGTGCAGGACCGCGACGTCGGCCTGAGCCTCCTGACGCATCGGCCGCCCGGCGACGACGGCTACTTCCTCGCGCTGATCGCGCCGCGCGCGGAGGTGACGGAACGGGAGATCGCGGCCAAGGAGGTGATCTTCGTCTTCGACACGTCGGGCTCGATGGCGGGCGAGAAGATCCAGCGCGCGCAGGCCGCGCTCGACTACATGCTGCGGCGGCTCAACCCGAGCGATCGTTTCCAGGTGATCCAGTTCAACACCGCGGTGGAGACGCTCTTCGATGGCGGCAGCCTGCCCGCCAGCCCCGCGAACGTCGGCCGCGCCCGCCAGTTCGGGCGGCGCTTCGTGGCCGCGGGCGGGACCGCGATCCACGGAGCGCTCGAGGAGGCGCTGCGCCACCCCGCGCGGCGCGACATGCCGCGCCTCGTCGTCTTCCTCACCGACGGGATGCCGACCGTCGGGCACACCGAGCCGGCGCGCATCCTCGGCGACGTGACGACCTGGTCGCGCGCGTCCCGCGTGTACGTCTTCGGGGTCGGCGACGACGTCAACACGACCTTCCTCGACGCGATCGCGGAGCGGACCGGCGGCGTGGGCGACTACTTCCGCGACGGGGCCGAGATGGAGCGGCGCCTGAGCGCGTTCTACGACCGCGTCGCCTATCCGCTCTTCACCGATCTCCGGCTCGCGTTCCCGGGCGCCGAGGTGCACGACGTCTATCCGCGCGACCTCGGGCATCTCTATCGAGGCGGGCAGCTCATGGTGGTCGGTCGCTACCGCGGCGCCGGGCCGACGCAGGTCACGCTGACCGGGCGCCTCGCCGGCGCAGCCGAGACCCACCGCTTCAGCTACCCCGTGAGCCTCCCCGAGCAGGAGGCGCGCAACGACTTCCTCCCGCGGATCTGGGGCACGCGCAAGATCGGCTTCCTGCTCGACGCCATCCGTCTCAACGGGGAGCAGCCGGAGCTGCGCGAGGAGGTGGTCCGCCTCGCGACGCGCTTCGGCATCGTCACGCCCTACACGAGCTACCTGGTGGTCGAGGACGAGGCCCTGCCGCCGGGGCTTCGGCCCCCACCTCCGATCGCGCGCGGCGGTGGGGACGGCGAGACGACCTACGACTTCGAGGACGACCTCGTCACGGGCGACATGGTGCGGCCCGATGGACAGCTGCTCCAGATCCGGCCGCGTCGAGGTGCCGGGCGGGCGCGACGCGCGCAGCACGATTTCCGCGGGTTCCAGGGCGCCACGGCGCCCTCCGCGGAGCCTGGCGGCGGGGGCACCTCCGCGGTGGCGCCCTCCCCGGCGCCCTCGGCCACGGGCGAGTCGGGGCGTCGGCTCGCGAGACGCCTGCGGGAGATGCGGGAGGCGGAGCGCACCGAGTCGGTGCCGAGCGCGAGCCGCTTCGTGCTCGGTCGCCCGTTCAGCCTGGTGGCCGGCATGTGGGTGGACAGCCACTACCGCCGCGCCATGCGCTCGCTGAGCCTGCGCGCGGGCAGCGAGGCGTGGATCGCGCTGCTGCGCTCGCGGCCCGATCTGCGGCCCGCGCTCGCGCTCGGCGCGCGCGTCGCGGTGGCCATCGGCGACGGCCGCGCGGTGCTCGTGGACCCCGGCGCGCCCGAGGGCGTGTCCACCGCTCAGGTGGAGAGCTTCCTCTCCCTCTGA
- the lexA gene encoding transcriptional repressor LexA: MQKLTQRQKAVLEYICESIQDRGYPPTLREIGNHLGIKSTNGVNDHLRALERKGYLTREDMKSRTLRPTAAVSDELQMDPFGSSPANDSEMIEIPILGRVAAGLPIEAIEQPEDTVRIDKMLVGGKGTILGLRVAGDSMIEAGIHDGDYVFVRKQVEAPRGAIVVCMVGDEATCKYFYPEKQHIRLEPANSEMAPILIPRTDWRETSILGIVVGVYRKI; the protein is encoded by the coding sequence ATGCAGAAGCTGACCCAGAGGCAGAAGGCCGTTCTCGAGTACATCTGCGAGTCGATCCAGGACCGGGGCTATCCGCCCACCCTACGAGAGATCGGCAACCACCTCGGCATCAAGAGCACCAACGGGGTCAACGACCACCTGCGCGCGCTCGAGCGCAAGGGCTACCTGACGCGCGAGGACATGAAGTCCCGGACCCTCCGCCCCACCGCGGCGGTCAGCGACGAGCTGCAGATGGATCCCTTCGGCTCCAGCCCCGCCAACGACTCCGAGATGATCGAGATCCCGATCCTCGGTCGGGTCGCGGCCGGTCTGCCCATCGAGGCCATCGAGCAGCCGGAGGACACCGTCCGCATCGACAAGATGCTCGTGGGCGGCAAGGGCACCATCTTAGGGCTCCGCGTCGCGGGCGACTCGATGATCGAGGCCGGCATCCACGACGGCGACTACGTCTTCGTGCGCAAGCAGGTCGAGGCGCCGCGGGGCGCGATCGTGGTCTGCATGGTCGGAGACGAGGCGACCTGTAAGTACTTCTACCCCGAGAAGCAGCACATCCGCCTCGAGCCGGCGAACAGCGAGATGGCCCCCATCCTCATCCCGCGCACCGACTGGCGCGAGACGAGCATCCTGGGCATCGTCGTCGGCGTCTACCGCAAGATCTGA